caggcatgatcatagctcactgtagtcttgatgtgctgggctcaggtgatgctcccactcagcctcccaagcaagtagctggaactacaggtgtgcaccactaagctactttttttttttttttgatagagacagggttttgccatgtttccaaggctggtcttcaactcctgggctcaagtaatccacctccctcagcctcctaaagtgatgggattataggtgtgagacattgCTCCCAGCCtaaaacgttttttttttaaatcaagaaattCATATGTGGCAATAAACACTCATGTACTTATCAATCCACCTAAGAAAGCATCAGAAATACAATGAGGTTCCCTCTGCATTCCCTTCCAGTCCCATCCCAGAGTTAACATCTATCCTGCATTTGGTGTGTCTgtcctttttcatattttaatacttttaatgtatatgtgtatgacTGTAAGTAAGAAGTAGTActttacaggccaggcatggtggctcacacctgtaattccaaaactttgggaggccaaggtggaaggatcatttgagctcaggagtttgaggccaacctgggcaatagagtgagaccccgtctctacaaaaaaaatacaaatacttgggtgtggtggcatgtgcctgttgtcccagctacttgggaggcttaggcaggaggactgctcaagcccaggagaccaggctgggcaacatagtgagaccctatctttacaaaaaaattttaaaatagtttgtaagtttaaaaacttaaatcttaTCAAAGTATGTGTATCcttttgtaacatttttacttCACATTATGCttctgagatttatccatgttgataACTGTAACTCTTAATTCACAAATTTCTCACTGTTGTATGGAATTCTACGGTAGAAATTTATCACTAACCTTCTCTTGATGAATGtttcaattcctttttttcttttcttttctttcttttttttttttttttttgagacagcatttttctcttgttgcccaggctggagtgcaatggtgtgatcttggctcaccataacctccaactcctggattcaagcgattctcctgcctcagccttctgagtagatgggattacaggcatgtgccaccatgcccagctaattttgtatttttagtagagatggggtttctccatgttggtcaagctggtcttgaactcccaacctcaagtaatctgcccactttggcctcccaaagtgctgagattacaggcataagccactgcgcccggccacatttcAATTTCTAAACTTTCTAATGCTGCTGAATGAGCTCTTGTTCCAATTGCTTAATTAGTTCATATTCTATTAGATGAGGTTGATATTGGAGCATGGCTCCAGACTAAACACCAAAAAATGATATGTTTTATGCTCAAGGTGCTTAGAATTGGGGATGAGTAGTGGAGAAGAGAATGATAACAAAAGTATAAAGCAGCCCAATCCATATTAGTCACAAAATTATCTTCTTATTGCCAACCACTCATGctccaatttattattattagatgaGATAAACTTAGTGCCTACCTGACAGATGATCCCTTgctggggaatttttttttttttagcgcttTATTGAGGCATACTTGAAATACAAcaaattgcacatatttaaagtatacaatttgatgagtttgacATATGTGTACTGTGAAACCATAACCAAAATCAACATAATGAACATAGTTACTACTTCCAGGTTTTCTTTGCCCTTTTGAGGTTCATAGTTCCCTGTCCTTCACTGTCCCTAAGCAACCACTGATTTGCTTTCTGCCACTCTATAGTGGTTATAGGTTAGTGTGCATTTGCAGAATTTTGTAAAAATGGAACCAcagggccgggcatgatggcttacacctgtaatcccagtactttgggaggccgaggcaggcggattgcctgagctcaggtgtttgagaacagcctgggcaacatggtgaaaccccgtctctactaaaatataagaaatcagccgggcatggctgcgagcgcctgtagtcccggctactccgaggcgaggtggaggttgcagtgagcagagattgctggagtgcactgcactccagcctgggcgatagagcgagactccgtctcaaaaaaaaaaaaaaaaaaaaaaaaaaaaaaaaaaaaaatgtatggggACATGAGGAGTGACTTTTAAATGCTAGTCCACAATGTGACTTCTGATTAGCCCCCAGCCCAGGAATGCCTCCCAAATGCTTAGCTGATGTATTACTCTTCATgtagaaatatctatttattgtAAGTTTCTTCCAAAACAATCCTTGATGCTGTTGCAGAAATCATAGGTGTAGGTGGATGACTGTATCCACCAATACATTGCTTCTAGAGCATGTATACTTTCCCCAAGATGTAAGATATATTTGGTCTGTCTAGTTGTGGTGTAGCGATATACCTGTCTTGCAGCCACCCAATactacatttctttatttaagtTCCCCCAATAAATCATCCTGTACCCACAAACTGGATTTGCCTGCCTCCTTCTTTGGCTTCAGATCCTTCAGTATTTGGGGGTTGTTTTGCACCTGTGGCCCTTTTGTGGAACcctatgttgttgcatgtatcaacagtttattcctttttattgctaaatgttattccattgtatatgtacacacactctCGCTCTCTCCCTTCACAATTTCTGTGCACTAGTGAcagacatttgaattgtttccagcatttggttattacaaataaagctacttGAACATTTGTGCACAGTCATTTTATGGACATATTCTTTGAGTTCTCTTGGGAAAATATCTAGAAATGGAATGGTTAGTATGGCAGGtatatgcttaatttttaaagaaactgccaaaccatTTTCTGAAGTACTTGTACCATTTTGCAATATGACTGGCAGTATATGAGATTTCCAGGTGATCCACAATCTTACTGACACTTGGTATGAttagtttttgaaattttagtcattctaatggtatctcactgtggctaTAATTTAGATTCCCATTATGACTAGTGATGGCACACATCATATTTTCAGGTGCTAATCTGCTATTCTTTCATAAaatgttcaaatcttttgtccatttctgTTTGTCCTCTTATTGTTGAGTTACAAGAGTTTCTGACATAACTTGAGCTGCTTATACCTCTTGGCTACTGTGACTAATGTTGCTATGAATGTAGAAGCTATTTGGGTATACAAatagaatgttttaattttgatgaaatctaaattatttatttttatttattttttttgagacagagtctcaccctgttgcccagtctggactgcagtggtgtgatcttggcttactgcaacctccacctcccaggttaaagtgattctcctgcctcagtttctggagtagctgggattacaggtacatactaccacactcagctaatttttgtatttttagtagagacgagcttttgccatgttggccaggctggttttgaactactgaccttgagtaatccacctacctcagtctcccaaagtgctgggattacaggtttgagccactacacctgttttatttttatttttttgagacagggtctcactctgttgtccagtctgggctcactgcaacttccacctcaaGTGAAACtccccctcagcctctggagcatctgggacaacaggtgctcgaaattttttttttttttttttttttttttaatagagacaaggtctcactatattgcccaaggcgattttttttcttttatagtttgtgctttttgtaATGGACTTACAACATCTTTGTCAAACCCAAGgtaatttagatttctttttttagaagttACATTAtgcaccaggcgtggtggcctgaggcaggcagataacctgaggtcaggaatttgagaccagcctggccaacatggtgaaaccctgttgcaactaaaaatacaaaaattatctgagtgtggtggtgggatcctgtaatcccagctactcaggaggttgaggctcaagaattgcttgaactcaggaggcagaggttgcagtgagctgagatcatgccactgcacttcagcctgggtgacagaacaagactctgtctcaaaaaaactcccccaaaaccttttctctactaaaaataaaaaaattagctcagtgtgctggcagactcctgtaatcccagctacttgggaggctgaggcaggagaatagcttgaacctgggaggtggaggttgcagtgagctgaaatcatgtcaCACTGCACCCTGGGTGAAAACGCAagttccgtctcaaaaaaaaagaagttatgttAACTTCTATGAtctactttgagttaatttttgtatataatgtgaGGTAAAAGTAGAGGTTCATTTTTTGTGCATGATACTCAATTGTTTTAgcagcatttgttgaaaagaatatCCTTTCTCTAATTTATTGACACTTTTGTTGAAAAACAATTAACCACATATGTTTATCTATTTCAGGACTCTACTCTCTTCCATTaatctatatgtctatctttgTGTCAATACtatactgttttcattactgtatcaCTGCAATAATTCTTGAAATAAGGAAATTTAAGTcctcaagctttgttctttttcaaaattgttttagctatctCAGGTCCTTTGGATAtccaagtaaaattttaaagcctGTTCATCAATTTCTTAAAGGCCTAGTGGAGTTTTGACTGGTATTGTATTTAATTTAGAGACCTATTAGGAGAGAACTCACACCTTAACAATATCAAagcctaggcacagtggctcacacatgtaatcccagcactttgggaggctgaggcaggaggattgcttgaacggaggaatttgagatcagcctgggcaacataagtgATATCTTGGCtgtactaaaaatcaaaaaatttagctgagcataggagtacatgtctgtaatcccaggtacttagaaggctgaggtggggggactgcttgagcacaggagatcgaggctgcagtaagttatgaccacaccacagcactccagtctgggcaactggAGTgtagatcctgtctcaaaaaacaaaacaaaagaaaactaaatgttaCAAACCGAGCcatccaatccatgaacatggtatatatCATTTCCATTTATGTAGGTATTCTCTGCTTTTCAGTAatgtttccaaaaattttttgaaaacccTAGAAATTATTACTGACACCAAGTTAGCTGGTCCACCCCACTTACTCCTTTTCCCTTAGGCCTTCTGGCAGCTCAGTATGTCAGCGACAATCTCTTAGTTCCTTTTAGGCACATATTACCAGGATAACATAGCCAAAAAAACTGTGAAGAAAACTGCCAATAAAATAGGCATCTCAGCCCAGTTTGagcagctattattaaaaaaaagacaacctgcaattctagcactttgggagtctgaggtgagaggatcatttgaggccaggagttcaaggccatcctaggcaacacagtgagacctcatctgtaaatgaaCTTTTATATACTTTGatagaatgtaaattagtacagctgttattgaaaacattatgaaggttcctcaaaaaactaaaaagaggccaggcacggtggctcatgcctataatcccagcacttcgggaggctgaggcaggtggaccacctgaggtggggagtttgagaccagcttgaccaacatggttaaccccatctctactaaaaatacaaaattagctgggcatggtggcacaagcctgtaatcccagttactcaggagactgaggcaggagaattgcttgactctgggaggtggaggttgcagtgaactgagactgtgccactgaactccagcctggacaacaagagtgaaactccgtctcaaaaaacaaacaaataaaaaaaaaccaaacaaaaaaagagaactaccacatgattcagcagtcccactactggatatatatccaaaggaaaggaaatcagtatgttgaagagatatctgcactcccatgtttactgtagctattcacaatagccaagatatggaatcaacctaagcatccattaacaaataaatggataaagaaaatgtggtatctaaacacaatggaatactatttagccacaaaaaagaacaagttctgtcatttgtgacaacatggatgagcttggagaacattatgttaagtgaaataagccaggcacagaaagacaaataccacatgttctcacccgtATGttggaagcttaaaaaaaaaacacacacaaaaccaatCTCATAGAAGTatagagtagaatagtggttactagaggAGGGAATAGCCAATAACTTTTTGATTAAGGTATACAAAAGTATAGTTAGATGAGAGAAATATATTCTAGTCTTCTATGGTACTATAAAGTACTATAATCAACAATGATTTATTGTAGTTTCAAATAGCAACTAGAAGAACGGATTCTGAATGTTCCCAATACAATGAAATGATAAGTGTTTGAGGTGACAGATGTGGTAATTATCCTGTTGATCATTACTGACTGCacacatgtattgaaatatcatactataccccataaatataattattatgtgtcaattaaaaataataaaagcctccccccaaaaaaagacgTTGAAAAGATTAAGGTCTCAGGTGCCTTCTGAAATGTACTTGTACTAATAGATTAAGATCTGCATTAGTAAGAGCTGACGTGGTAGGAGATGAAAAGCCGGAGGCTTATTGGGCCAAATCCACATCATTTTGTAGGTATGAAAATGTCGCTTAGTAGTACAATCAACATGTGAGCATCTTTATTAAGACAGCACTATAACATGTGAGACAGTATAGAATATGATATGACTGGTTGGAAAATACTTGTTTGGCAGCATTGGTAAGCAACCCTTACATGGTCACCAGAAACTTACTGTTGGACAGGACTGAGCTCGGTTCCAGATCAAATCAAACTTTTCTTCCTGCAggttggaaaagaataaaattaacctACAAACAGTAAAACACAAAAGGCCATAATCACATTTAAATTCACCAAGACTGAATTCCAGAATTATAATACAACTAAAACAGTCTTTTAAGTATCATCATTTACAAATTATTCATGATAGAAAGACAGGAAAAACCAGACAActgttttgctgtttattttcagaattatgtGTAAAGACTTGGTACACCAATGCTCCAAATGCCCCAGGAAACTCTGACAAGTGTCAGAGATATCAAGTCACTAAGTCAGTTTGAGGGAGAGCTGAGAAGGCCTGTTCAAACAGTGAGTGAGTATCAGAGATCTAAAATATCATGAAAAGTGCAGACTCTTTTTCTGGCTGTTGAATTCATGAAGGATAagggtatatatatgtatgagagattaaaaaaaaaaagagtgataccGTCATAACCACCAAAAGGTCTGGCTTTATAACAAATTCCTTCTGTCTATATGTTTTCCTCCTTAAGCTTACACTTACTCATGTAATCTCAGTATATATTTGTGTGCTTGATAGAAACtaagcccccacccccacttcagagaaaaacaattaaataactAGCTGATAATCTAGTActtcaaatgttttattatagCAGAGGCCAGCAAAACAACATTAAACCGGAGAAGCCAGCAGCATCCCTTCTCTGTCACAGACCTTAATGGTCAAGCAGTAGATGGtgatcatctcttttttttttttgagacggagttttgctcgttactcaggctggagtgcaatggcgcgatctcggctcaccgaaacctccacctcctggattcaagcaattctcctgcctcagcctcccgagtagctgggactacaggcgtgcgccaccatgccctgctaattttttttttgtattttttttttttttttgagacggagttttgctcttgttacccaggctggaggctggagtgcaatggctcgctctcggctcactgcaacctctgcctcctgggttcaagcaattctcctgcctcagcctcctgagtagctgggattacaggcacgtgccaccatgcccagctaatttttttgtatttttagtagagacagggtttcaccatgttgaccagtatggtctcgatctctcgccctcatgatccacccgcctcggcctcccaaagtgctgggattacaggcttgagccaccgcgcctggccttttttttgtatttttaatacagatggagttttaccatgttgaccaggattgtctcgatctcttttttttttttttgagacggagtttcgcccttgttacccaggctggagtgcaatggcgcgatctcggctcaccgcaacctccgcctcctggggtcaggcaattctcctgcctcagcctcctgagtagctgggattacaggcacgtgccatcatgcccagctaattttttgcacttttagtagagacggggtttcaccatgttgaccaggatggtctcgatctctcgacctcgtgatccacctgccttggcctcccaaagtgctgggattacaggcttgagccactgcgcccggctggtctcgatctcttgacctcgtgatctacccgcattggcctcccaaagtgctaggattacaggtgtgagccaccgtgcctggcctgatcaTCTCTATGAGCAATTTCAAGAACGGAAAGACCAAGAAAATGCCTCTTACTAAGGAGAATTGCCAGAGAAACAGTAGGAAGAAGCTCCAAGTCAGCTCAGGTATAGGTCACTTACAGACAAGAAGGGAAAAATGCTATGCTAGAGGCCCTGTCTTAAATTTCAACAGCTTGGCTGGAaaatatcaataagaaaaaaaaaggctgggcacggtggctcaagcctgtaatcccagcactttgggaggctgaggcaggcggatcacgaggtcgagagatcgagaccatcctggccaacatggtgagacccctgtctctgctaaaaaatacaaaaattagctgcctgtggtggcgcatacctgtagtcccagctactcgggaggctgaggcaggagaattgcttgaacccaggaggcagagattgcagtgagcctagattgcgccactgcactccagcctggcgcctggcgacaaaataaaactctgtctcaaaaaaaaaaaaaaaaaaaaagacatttggaaATTACTCAGCAACATGAACTTCTACCACGTTCCCTTGTCAGAGGCTTGACTCAGAGACATTTCTAAAGTAGAATGAAGGAAAACAAGAACCATAAATATACCATATGGAGCTTCCAATCTCTGGTGCTCGGggcataataaaaactctcagcgcTGTAAAATGCAGCTTCTCAAGAGgcaataaacataggaaaagTAAAGGCAACTGCCTGCTAAGGTTAGAGAACTGACTTTCAAGTTGTAACACTTTCATTTTCCCCTCCAAACTACTTACAGGAATAACTGCGTAGACTGTATCTTTTGCTGCAAAATACTGCTGCCAAATCTGTACAAAAAAGAGAGGGGGTCTGTGACATGTGGGTAATCTTTTCAACATGTGCCAAGAAATGGTGATAGCTTTCATTGCTCAGAGTAATACGCTATTTGATAACAGAGAGGAAAAACTCAACATAATGCTTTCATTACTAGCACATGATTACAAAAAAGATTTAATACAATCTACTCTTCTAGATGATGAAACTATAACTCCTAGTAACAAATTCCTGACAGAGAAACTGATTCTGTGACTTTAAAAATCATTCCTCTCAATAAGTGCCTTATGTGTGATagacaagttcttttttttttttttttttttcacatttttctttcctccccaaACCCACCCTCCACAGCCAACTGTGAGCCTTCCCAGAGAGTCAGAACTAGAGTTCAGGGTTCAGAGTCAGGCAGACCTGGATGCGAATCTCAGCTCCAATTATTTACTAGCTATGgtaccttgggcaaattactgaaAACTCCCTAAATAACAtcaataaaatagcaataataacctCACAGAATTGTCATGACTAGCTGAAATATTGTAGGTCTGTGCTTAGCTCAGCACTTGTCACAGAATAAACACTACAAATAATGTTAGCTTTTGTTAGAtattgtattaggccattctcatactgctaataaagatacacctgagactgggtaacttataaaggaaagaagtttaattgacttacagtcccacagggctggggaggcctcaagaaacttacaatcacggtggaaggggaagcaaatgcatccttcctcacatggtggcaggaagaagaatgaacaaaagggaaaaaagcacCCTATAAACTATCAGGACTCATGAGAtctcacgagaatagcatggaggtaactggccctatgattcaattaactcccactgggtccctcccatgacatgtggagattatggcaactacaattcaagatgagatttgggtggcgacacagccaaaccatactaACTATTATTGGCATCTTATAGGCAGCTCTTAAAATCTTGCTTCCAGAAAGTCTTCTACATGTGGAAGAGATAAGGTCTGTTGGATCTGACTATGGTATATACCAATCACAAGTCCTACCTCTGCTTGGCATTAAGGAACAAGGAAGGTATAGTTGACCTTTATGATGCAATACCAAAAGGTAgggaataaaaaattatataataaaatttaaaaattagaaaataggatCGCGGCGGTGGCGGATCAAGGTGGTGGTGATAGCGCGGCCTTGGGCTCTGGTGTCTCCCAGTCTGCTGAAGCCCGGAGGCCAACACCATGGACTTCCAGCATCGCCCTGGGGGCAAGACCGGGAGCGGGGGCGTGGCCTCCTCCTCCGAGAGCAACCGTGACCGCAGGGAACGCCTCCGGCAGCTGGCCCTGGAGACCATCGACATCAACAAGGACCCATATTTCATGAAAAACCACTTGGGCTCCTATGAATGCAAGCTCTGCCTGACACTTCACAACAACGAGGGGAGCTACCTGGCACATACCCAGGGGAAGAAGCACCAGACCAACCTGGCTCGGCGAGCGGCCAAGGAAGCCAAGGAGGCCCCCGCACAGCCCGCGCCCGAGAAGGTCAAGGTGGAGGTGAAGAAGTTTGTGAAGATCGGCCGTCCGGGCTACAAAGTGACCAAGCAGAGGGACTCGGAGATGGGCCAGCAGAGCCTCCTCTTCCAGATCGACTACCCTGAGATCGCTGAGGGCATCATGCCGCGCCACCGCTTCATGTCTGCCTACGAGCAGCGGATCGAGCCCCCGGACCGGCGCTGGCAGTACCTGCTGATGGCCGCCGAGCCCTACGAGACCATCGCCTTCAAGGTGCCAAGCAGAGAGATCGATAAGGCAGAGGGCAAGTTCTGGACCCACTGGAACCGGGAGACCAAGCAGTTCTTTCTCCAGTTccactttaaaatggagaagcCCCCGGCTCCACCCAGCCTCCCTGCTGGACCCCCTGGGGTGAAGCGGCCTCCACCCCCGCTGATGAATGGTCTGCCCCCTCGGCCACCGCTGCCTGAGTCTTTGCCACCACCCCCACCAGGAGGCCTGCCCCTGCCACCCATGCCCCCCACGGGGCCTGCGCCCTCAGGGCCCCCAGGACCACCCCAGCTACCCCCGCCAGCTCCAGGGGTCCACCCCCCGGCCCCAGTGGTGCACCCCCCCACATCTGGGGTCCATCCTCCAGCTCCTGGGGTCCACCCCCCAGCTCCTGGCGTCCATCCCCCAGCCCCTGTGGTCCACCCACCAACCTCTGGGGTccaccccccagcccctggaGTCCACCCTCCAGCCCCTGGGGTTCACCCACCAGCACCTGGGGTTCACCCACCAGCCCCTGGAGTCCACCCACCAGCCCCGGGGGTCCACCCTCCCCAATCAGCAGGAGTTCACCCCCAGGCCCCAGGGGTGCACCCAGCAGCCCCGGCTGTTCACCCTCAGGCCCCAGGGGTGCACCCACCAGCCCCAGGGATGCACCCTCAGGCCCCAGGGGTCCACCCCCAACCTCCCGGAGTCCATCCGTCAGCTCCTGGggtccaccctcagcctcctggagttcACCCCTCAAATCCTGGGGTACACCCCCCAACTCCCATGCCCCCAATGCTGAGGCCCCCACTCCCCTCCGAAGGCCCAGGGAACatacctccccctcccccaaccaaCTGAGAAGCTGCTCCCTTCCCAGCAATCCCGGCCCAGGTGCTCCTGCCTCTCCCGTGGAGGGAAGGCTGCTCTTTTGTACTGTCCCGGCTCATTAAACGgcctcccccccccaaaaaaaaaaaaaaaaaaaaaaaaaaaaaa
Above is a window of Saimiri boliviensis isolate mSaiBol1 chromosome 11, mSaiBol1.pri, whole genome shotgun sequence DNA encoding:
- the LOC101043899 gene encoding splicing factor 3A subunit 2 yields the protein MDFQHRPGGKTGSGGVASSSESNRDRRERLRQLALETIDINKDPYFMKNHLGSYECKLCLTLHNNEGSYLAHTQGKKHQTNLARRAAKEAKEAPAQPAPEKVKVEVKKFVKIGRPGYKVTKQRDSEMGQQSLLFQIDYPEIAEGIMPRHRFMSAYEQRIEPPDRRWQYLLMAAEPYETIAFKVPSREIDKAEGKFWTHWNRETKQFFLQFHFKMEKPPAPPSLPAGPPGVKRPPPPLMNGLPPRPPLPESLPPPPPGGLPLPPMPPTGPAPSGPPGPPQLPPPAPGVHPPAPVVHPPTSGVHPPAPGVHPPAPGVHPPAPVVHPPTSGVHPPAPGVHPPAPGVHPPAPGVHPPAPGVHPPAPGVHPPQSAGVHPQAPGVHPAAPAVHPQAPGVHPPAPGMHPQAPGVHPQPPGVHPSAPGVHPQPPGVHPSNPGVHPPTPMPPMLRPPLPSEGPGNIPPPPPTN